The stretch of DNA CCACGCCCCCCCGCCTAAGGTGGCTCCACGCCTCCCCAGCGGAGACAAAGGAGCGTGAACCTGTGGCAACCTGGCACACCGGACAAAGGCTCGGGCTGGTCCTGGCCCTGACAGGTGCGGCCCTGGCGCAGACGGCCTCGACGCCCCTGCTCCTGACGATCGGTGGCCGCCCCGCCACGAGCCGGGCCATCGTGGTGGGCGGCAAAACCTACGTGCCGCTCGACGCCCTCCAGGCGGCGGGCGTCAGCGCGACCCGCGCGGGGAACACGCTCGCGCTGACGCTGCCGGGGACCGCGCGTGCTCCGGCCGCCGGTCAGGCCCCCGGCGGGGCGAACCAGGTGGCGGCAGTCGAGGGCTGCTTGGGAGAGCTCCTCTTCAACGGGGTGCTGCGCCTGCGGGTGCAGCGGGTCGAGGACCTGGGGACCCACTGGGGCGTGACCCTGGAGGTCCGCAACGGCACGGACAAACTCGTCAGCACGACCGAGATGACGGGCCTCGACATCTACGGCGAGGAACTCAGCCTGACGACGGCGGACGGCCAGACCCTGACCCACTCCAGCGCTGGAGACGCCTGGTCGCTGGCGATTCGCCAGAAGCTGCCCCCCGGCGCGGCCTTCGTGGCCCGCAAGGAGTTCGCCAAGCGGGGACAGGGCAGGCCCCTGCGGTTGGTGCTGTTCCTCGATCCCCAGGCGCGGAGCCGGGACTCCTCCCTGCGCTACACCGTCTCTGACCCCAGCTTCCGGGTACGGCTGGATTGCCAGAGGTGAAGGTAGAGCGTCCGTCCAGGCACCGCAGCCGTTTCAACCGTTTGGCCTGCCCCTCACCCAGGAGGTGTCCACCATGCTTCACCACAGGCCTTCGGCCCGAGTCCTGCTGCTCGGCGCCGCCCTGCTCACCCCCGCCGGGGCGCAGCCGCAGGTCGCGCCGCGTCTGCCGCCCCTTCCGGTGAGTCCCGTCCCGGTGCCCTCCCTGAATCTGCGCCAGATCGAGCAACTGAGCGGCCCGGAGTTGCTGAGGGTGCTGACCCAGAACAACATCGAGTTCCGGGTCATTCCCAGGCCCCTCCAGATTCCCATCGTCCGGCCGCCCGTAACCAAGCTGGGAGGCCCGACCACCAGCACCCAGGACACCCCCGACGGCCAGCTCCTCTGCTCCGTCCAGCGCTACCGCCTAAGTTCGGCGCCCCCCGAGTACGCGGTGAAGACGCTCGATCAGGACACGCTGTGGGTGGGCGCCTTTGTCCGCACGGCGGGGCTGGAACTGGGCAGCATGCAGGCCGTCAGCGTCCCCGAAGTGCGCCGCCATCCTTACCGCATCACCTCGGCGCTGCCGTCCACGGCAGGGTCGGCGACCATCCAGCCCAACCAGACGGCGTACAACCTGGCGGTGGCGGCCGTGCGGCAGGGGGTGGTGGGCAGCCCCTTCGGCTCCACCATCCGCTACGAGATCACCGAGCAGAGCAGTGCGGAGACCTCGGCCCTGAAGCTGGGCCTGCGGGCGGGCGGCATCGGCTACAGCGTGAAGGCGGCGGGGAGCTACAGCACGGACAACCGGCAAAACCGCGTCTCCGCCGTGTTCGTGCAAAACGCCTTCACCCTGAACGCCGATCTGGGCGGCAGCACGCCGCAGGGCGCTTTCCTGAAGGCCCCCACCCCCGAGGACCTGGCGGCCCTGACGGACCCGGCCAACGCGGCCGCGTACATCGATTCCATCACCTACGGGCGGCTGCTGTTCGTCGAGATGACGGGCAGCTACTCGTCGCAGCAGATGAAGGCCGCGCTCGACGCCTCGTACTCGGGCGTCAGCGCCAGCGTGCAGGCCGAGACCCAAAAGGTGCTGAGCAGCAGCCGCTTCAACGTGTACGCCGCCGGGGGCAACGAGGCGGCCGTGGTCGACCTGATCCGCACCCAGCGCCTCGCCGACTATTTCCGGGGCAGCAGCGACCCGCGCACCCTGGTGCCCATCAGCTTCACCGCCCGCACGTTCGTGGGGGGCGCCTACGCCGCCTCGGCCACCACGGGCGAGTATGCCGAGTCGGTCTGCAATCCCAACAGCCTGAAGGTCGGGGTGCGCGTCTCCTACCGCTCCATCGAGCCGGAAGACGACCGCTACGACGACGTGTTCGGGGAACTCAGCCTGAACGGCGCGGAGGTGTGGTCGCGGGGGTCGAGCCAGCGGGTGGACCTCTACCGGGGGCAGACCCTGAACCTGTACAGCGCCCCGGCCCCCCTCACCCTGAACTACGGCGAGCCGCGCACCCTGACCCTGGCCGCCCGGCTGATGGACTGGGACCAGTTCAGCCCGAACGACGTGATCGGCACCTGGAGCGAGGCGATCGACCTGCGTGCCGTGGCAGACGAGTTCCGGGCCAGCGGCGGCGACCTGGTGCGCCGCGAGTTCCGCAAGCGGGGCGCGGCCGACGCGGACGGCGTGCTGATCGTGGAATTCATCCGGAGCAGTTGACCCGGCGGGGTGAAAAGGGCTTGGCTCAGCCCCCGAACTCCTCCGGCGGATAGGCCACCCGCTCCCGCGTCGTCGTCACGTAGGCGCTGCGGCCCAGGTACACGGCGGCCTCTCCCGCGAACAGCCCGGAGTCGTCGTACATTGCCGGGTCATACCGCACTCCCGTCACCCGCCCCACGAAGAGGTCGTGGTCCCCGGTCGGCACCACCTCCGTCACCTCGCAGGTGTAGTGCAGGTAGGCCCCGGCGAGGGCCAGCCCGGCGTCTGGCCGCGTCTCCAGGCCCAGCCGCGCGAACTTGTCCTCCCCGTCATGCCGGGTCAGCACCCCTGCCCCCTGCACCGCCCGCGCCGCCGCGAAGGGCAAAAAGTTCACGCCGAAGCGCCCGCTTCCCAGGATGAGGGGATGAGTGGCCCGCTCCCGCCCCACCGCCACCCCGTACAGTGGTGGCTCGGCGCTCAGGGCCGTGTGCCAGCCCACGCTGAGCACGTTGCGGGTGCCCGCGTGCTCGGCGGTCACGAGGGCGACGGTGCCGGGGTAGGAGCCGAAAAAACGGGTGGTCTGGGCCGAGAGCATGGCCCTGAGGATAGGGGCCGGGCCTTACTTCCGCGCCACTTCCAGCTCGCCGCTGTTCTGGGGGTCGGGGCGAAACTGCCGGGCGAGGGAATCGCAGATCCAGCGCTGGAGGTGGCCGCGCCCGCCCTCGCCGCTGACCTCACTGGCGCGGACAAAGGTCACGGTAACCTGATAGGTTTCCTGGAACCCGCCCTCGCAGGCGCTGCCCTGCCCGAACTGCCCCACCAGATTGACGGTGACGGGACTGGCCCGGAAGATGCTGCGGGTGCCGCTGGCCTGAAAGCTCTGCTTCAGGGCGCGGCTGAACACGCTGGCGGTCACGTCGTACCCGCTCACCTTGACGCTGATGTCCAGCAGCCCCGTCTGGTTGTTCTGACCGCGCAGGCGGCCGACATACTCGCCGCTGAGGTCGAGGTCGGGCTGGTTGGGAATGGGCTGGACGAAAAGGTACGGGCTCGGCACAGGCGTCGCCGGGGCGAACTGCGCGGAGGCGCCCCCGGTCAGCAGGGCGAGGCAGGTCAGGACGGCGCGGCGGGTCATGCGGGGGAGCGTATCAGCGGGCGAGGATGGCCGAGGGCGAATCTGCGGCGGGGCCGTGTCGGGGCCGTCCTCGCTCCGCCTCCCGCCCCGCTCTCGTAACATGGCCCCCATATGCCTGTCGTCACCCGCATCGCCCCCAGCCCCACCGGAGACCCGCACGTCGGGACGGCCTATATCGGCCTCTTTAACCACACCCTCGCCGCGCAGGCCCGGCACAGAGGCGAGGAAGGCCGCTTCATCCTCCGCATCGAGGACACCGACCGGGGCCGCTACGTCGCCGATTCGGAACCCCGCATCTTCCAGATGATGCAGTGGCTGGGCCTGACCCCCGACGAGTCCCCCCTGCAAGGCGGCCCCAACGGGCCTTACCGCCAGAGCGAGCGCTCCGACCTGTATGGCGACTACGCCCGGCAGCTCGTCGCCTCCGGGCACGCCTACTACGCCTTCGAGACGCCCGAGGAACTGACCGCTCTGCGCGAGCAGGCGCAAGGTGAAGGCCGCGTGATCGCGGTCCCCAGCCGTGACCTCGATCCCCAGGAGGCGCAGCGGCGGGTGGATGCGGGCGAGGCCGCCGTCATCCGCCTGAAGGTCCCGCGCGAGGGCCAGACCGTCGTGAACGACAGCCTCCGCGACCCCATCACCTTCCAGAACCGCGAGATCGACGACAAGGTGCTGCTCAAGGCGGACGGCTTCCCGACCTACCACCTCGCCAACGTGGTGGACGACCGCCGGATGGAGGTCACCCACGTCGTCCGCGCCGAGGAGTGGATCACCTCCACCCCCATCCACGTGCTGCTCTACCAGGCGTTCGGCTGGCCCGAACCCGTCTGGGCGCACATGCCGCTGCTGCGCAACGCCGATCGCAGCAAGATCAGCAAGCGCAAGAACCCCACCTCGGTCGAGTGGTACATGGACCAGGGTTTTCTCCCCGAGGCGATGCTCAACTTCCTCGCCACAATGGGCTGGACGCACCCCGACGGCCAGGAAATCTTCGACCTCGCCGAGTTCCAGCGCGTCTTTCGGCTGGAGGACGTGACCCTGGGCGGCCCCGTCTTCAGCCTCGACAAGTTGAAGTGGATGAACGGCAAGTACCTGCGCGAAGTGTTGGGCGAGGAAGAGGTCGCCAAGCGGCTGCACGCCTACCTCGCCTCGCAGAAGCACGACCTGCCGCTGGACGACTATTTCCGCGCCGTCGTCCGGATGATGATTCCGCGCATGGACGTGTTCTCCGAGTTTCTGGAGAAGACCCCCTACTTCTGGTCCGAGGACTACCCCGTCACCGAGAAGGCGCAGAAACTGCTCGACGAGGGCCGATCCTTCCTGCCCGACCTCGCCGCCCGGCTGAAGAACCTGCCCGCCTTCGACCAGGCCACGACCGAGGCGGCGCTGCGGGCCTTTGCCGAGGAGCGCGGCCTCAAGCCCGGCAAGGTGATGCAGCCCCTGCGGGCGGCGGTCGCCGGAACGGGCGAGAGCCCCGGCATGTTCGAGATGCTCGAAGCGCTGGGGCGGGACCGCGTGGTGGCGCGGGTGGAGCGGGCGGCGCGGGACGGGTAGGCCCCCGGCTCAGTTGCCCGGCAGCGCGTAGACGTTCAACCGGCCGTCACCGGAGGCCACGGCGAGGCGGTTTCCTTCCCGGCTGACGGCGAGGGAGGGCCACAGTCTGGCCTTGTCGGGGAAGGGGCGCAGCGGCTCGAGCACCTGCGCGGGCTGCTGCAGGTTCGCCCGCAGGATGCGGCCGTCGTCCAGAGCCGCGAACAGCAGGTTGTTCGGCGTGACCTCCACGTCTGTGACCTGCACGCTGGGGCCGGGGGTCTTCAGGTGCGCGACCCGCCGACCGCTCCCCACGTTCCAGACGGCCACCCCGAATTGACGTTCGTTGGCCAGCACGAACTGACCGTCCGGGCTGAACATGGGGGTGTCGGGATACTCGCGCCTGTCCATGCGGGGGTAGCTCCTCAGCCCCCCGGCGGCGACGTTCCAGACCCGCACTTCGCGGTCGCAGGAGAAGGCGAGCTTCGTGCGGTCGGCACTCCAGTTCACGCCCGCCCCCATCGTGCGGAAGCAGTCGGCGGGCTGCCGAGGGGTGACCTTCAGGCGGCGGCCCAGGTCGGACGCCCAGAGTTCCACCCTCCGGCCTGCGCCCAGAGCGGCCAGCGTGCGGCCATCCGGACTGAGGTGGAGACTTTCAAACTTTCCCGGCTGCGTCCGGAGCAGCTTCCCCGTGCGGGCGTCCCAGCGGCGCAGGCCCGAGTCGTCCCGCGTGAGGAGGAACCGACCATCCGGCGTGAAGTGCGTGTCGAAGTTGAACTCGCCTCCCTCGGGTCGGTCGCAGCCGAAGATGTGGGTGAAGTCACCCTGCACCGCCGCGACCTGGCGCCCCGCCGTCACGTCCCAGACGACAACCTGGCATTCGTCGAAGGCGAGCTGCACGGCCAGGGTGCGGCCCTCCGGCGTCACGGTGGGCGAGCGCAACTTGCCGTTGCCAGGGAAGGTCACCGCGCGGGCTGGACCCTGCCGGGGCACCAGCACGGCCGTCGCGCCGTCGTCATCCACGGCCAGGGTTCGCTGGCCATCGACGTGGACAGCCGACCGTGCCCCCGGATGGTTCAGCGTCTGCATGGGGGCTGGAAAGGGCGCGGCGGCCTGGGCCGCACTCGTCAGAGCCAGACTCAGGGGCAGGAGGAAACGCATCCTCCCAGTCTGAGGCGTCCGGGTGACCCGTGCCTGAAGATTCCGCACGCGGGGGGCGGCTACAATGCGCCCCAAGAGCAGTTTCGAGGAGGAAACAGACTATGGAAGATCGCCGCATCAGGGTCTTGATCGCCAAGCCCGGCATGGACGGCCACGACCGGGGGGCCAAGGTGGTGGCCCGCGCCCTGCGTGACGCCGGAATGGAAGTCGTGTACACCGGTCTGCGCCAAACCGCCGAGATGATCGTGAACGCCGCCATTCAGGAGGACGTGGACGCCATCGGCCTCAGTGTCCTGTCGGGCGCCCACATGCACTACTTCCGCGAGGTGTCCGCCCTGCTGCGTGAACGCGGCGCTTCGGACATCATCCTCTTCGGCGGGGGCATCATTCCCGATCAGGACCTCCCCAAGCTGGAGGAGCTGGGCGTGGGCCGCGTATTCACGCCGGGCGCCAGCACCGAGGACGCCGCCACCTACCTCAAGACCGCCGTTGCCGAACGCTGGGCCGCCCAGGGTGGCTGAGCCGCCCGCCCCTGCCGTTCCGGCCGCCGCCCCTGCCCTCCCGCTGGGGCGGCTTTTTCCGCTGTACGCGGCGCAGGCGCTGGCGACTGGGGCCACCACCGTCAGCACCATCCTCGCGGCGCTGGTGGTGGGCAACCTGGGCTTCGGGTCGCTGATCGGCCTGCCCGCCACCCTGATCAGCGCGTCGGCGGCGCTCTCGGCGGGCCTGTTCGGGGCGCTGATGCTGTCGCGGGGGCGGCGGGTGGGGCTGGCCTCGGCCTTCGCGTTGGGCGCCGTGGGCGCGGGGCTGGGCTTCGTGGGGGCGCGGGCGGGCCTGCTTCCCGTCTTCCTGCTGGGGGCCTCGCTGATGGGCGCGGCGCAGGGCGGGTATCAACAGGCCCGCTACGCCGCCGCCGAGAGCGTGCCCGACTCGCGCCGGGGCACTGCCCTGGGTCTGCTGATGCTGATGAGCGTGGTGGGCTCGCTGCTGATGACCGGCTTCTCCGGTGGGGTAGAGCGTCTGGGCGAACGGCTGGGCACCACCCCGGAGGTCGCCGGGTGGTTGGTCGGCGGGGGCCTGCTGGGGGTGGCGGCCCTCCTGATGCTGGCATGGCGTCCGGTCTCGGGTCCGGCGGGGCAGGTCAGGGGGGCGCGGCCCAGCTTTGCGGCCACCTTCCGAATACCCGGCGTGCGCTCCACCGCCCTCGCCCTCGCCACCGCGCAGGGCCTGATGGTTACCCTGATGAGCCTAACCCCCCACCGCGCCCACGAGATGGGGGTGGACCACGCGGGGGTCGCCGCGCTGATCTCGGGGCACATCGTCGGCATGTTCGGCTTCGGCTGGCTGACCGGGCCGCTGATCGACCGCCTGGGGGTGCGGGTGGGGTATGTGGGCGGCTCGGTGCTGTTGGCGGCGGCGGCCCTCAGCGCGACGCTGCCGGGGGCCGCGTGGCTGGGCGTCAGCATGTTCGTGCTGGGGCTGGGGTGGAATCTGGCCTTCGTGGCGGGCAGCAAGGCGCTCTCGCGCCACCCGGCCGCGCAGGGTCTGACCGATGGGCTGGGGTATGTGGCTGCCGGGGCGGGGACGTTGCTGGGCGGCCTCGTGATCGCGCGGCTCGGGTTTCCGGCGCTGGCCTCCGCGTGCGCGGGGCTGGCGCTGCTGCCGCTGTGGAGCGCGTGGCGGGTGGGGCGGGGGTAGGCGTCAGCGCGGGAGGGCCACCGGGTTCCATCCGCCCCACAGCACGATCAGCAGCAGGAAATTCAAAGGCCACAGCCGCAGCCCCACCGTGAGCCGCCCGCCGCGTCCCCGGCGCGTCAGCCGCACGGTGGGCAGATACAGAACCGCTCCGAGCGCCAGGAAAAACAGCGGCCACCGGCTGTTCACGCCTGCCCCGTTGCCTCCCAGAAGCGCGTCGAAGGGTGCCCACGCGAGTGGCCCGCAAGCCGCCGCCATCGCCAGATACGTCGCTGCCCGCCAGCCAGCGGAGGCCACCCCAGTGCGTGAGCGCTCGCCCAGGGCGACGAGGCCCATCACGCTGTAAGCGAGGAACAGCGCGGCGGGCAGCCACAGCGGCAGGGTCAGCAGC from Deinococcus sp. HSC-46F16 encodes:
- a CDS encoding MFS transporter; its protein translation is MAEPPAPAVPAAAPALPLGRLFPLYAAQALATGATTVSTILAALVVGNLGFGSLIGLPATLISASAALSAGLFGALMLSRGRRVGLASAFALGAVGAGLGFVGARAGLLPVFLLGASLMGAAQGGYQQARYAAAESVPDSRRGTALGLLMLMSVVGSLLMTGFSGGVERLGERLGTTPEVAGWLVGGGLLGVAALLMLAWRPVSGPAGQVRGARPSFAATFRIPGVRSTALALATAQGLMVTLMSLTPHRAHEMGVDHAGVAALISGHIVGMFGFGWLTGPLIDRLGVRVGYVGGSVLLAAAALSATLPGAAWLGVSMFVLGLGWNLAFVAGSKALSRHPAAQGLTDGLGYVAAGAGTLLGGLVIARLGFPALASACAGLALLPLWSAWRVGRG
- the gltX gene encoding glutamate--tRNA ligase, whose translation is MPVVTRIAPSPTGDPHVGTAYIGLFNHTLAAQARHRGEEGRFILRIEDTDRGRYVADSEPRIFQMMQWLGLTPDESPLQGGPNGPYRQSERSDLYGDYARQLVASGHAYYAFETPEELTALREQAQGEGRVIAVPSRDLDPQEAQRRVDAGEAAVIRLKVPREGQTVVNDSLRDPITFQNREIDDKVLLKADGFPTYHLANVVDDRRMEVTHVVRAEEWITSTPIHVLLYQAFGWPEPVWAHMPLLRNADRSKISKRKNPTSVEWYMDQGFLPEAMLNFLATMGWTHPDGQEIFDLAEFQRVFRLEDVTLGGPVFSLDKLKWMNGKYLREVLGEEEVAKRLHAYLASQKHDLPLDDYFRAVVRMMIPRMDVFSEFLEKTPYFWSEDYPVTEKAQKLLDEGRSFLPDLAARLKNLPAFDQATTEAALRAFAEERGLKPGKVMQPLRAAVAGTGESPGMFEMLEALGRDRVVARVERAARDG
- a CDS encoding cobalamin B12-binding domain-containing protein, whose protein sequence is MEDRRIRVLIAKPGMDGHDRGAKVVARALRDAGMEVVYTGLRQTAEMIVNAAIQEDVDAIGLSVLSGAHMHYFREVSALLRERGASDIILFGGGIIPDQDLPKLEELGVGRVFTPGASTEDAATYLKTAVAERWAAQGG
- a CDS encoding flavin reductase family protein, with the protein product MLSAQTTRFFGSYPGTVALVTAEHAGTRNVLSVGWHTALSAEPPLYGVAVGRERATHPLILGSGRFGVNFLPFAAARAVQGAGVLTRHDGEDKFARLGLETRPDAGLALAGAYLHYTCEVTEVVPTGDHDLFVGRVTGVRYDPAMYDDSGLFAGEAAVYLGRSAYVTTTRERVAYPPEEFGG
- a CDS encoding thiol-activated cytolysin family protein; translation: MLHHRPSARVLLLGAALLTPAGAQPQVAPRLPPLPVSPVPVPSLNLRQIEQLSGPELLRVLTQNNIEFRVIPRPLQIPIVRPPVTKLGGPTTSTQDTPDGQLLCSVQRYRLSSAPPEYAVKTLDQDTLWVGAFVRTAGLELGSMQAVSVPEVRRHPYRITSALPSTAGSATIQPNQTAYNLAVAAVRQGVVGSPFGSTIRYEITEQSSAETSALKLGLRAGGIGYSVKAAGSYSTDNRQNRVSAVFVQNAFTLNADLGGSTPQGAFLKAPTPEDLAALTDPANAAAYIDSITYGRLLFVEMTGSYSSQQMKAALDASYSGVSASVQAETQKVLSSSRFNVYAAGGNEAAVVDLIRTQRLADYFRGSSDPRTLVPISFTARTFVGGAYAASATTGEYAESVCNPNSLKVGVRVSYRSIEPEDDRYDDVFGELSLNGAEVWSRGSSQRVDLYRGQTLNLYSAPAPLTLNYGEPRTLTLAARLMDWDQFSPNDVIGTWSEAIDLRAVADEFRASGGDLVRREFRKRGAADADGVLIVEFIRSS
- a CDS encoding WD40 repeat domain-containing protein; the protein is MRFLLPLSLALTSAAQAAAPFPAPMQTLNHPGARSAVHVDGQRTLAVDDDGATAVLVPRQGPARAVTFPGNGKLRSPTVTPEGRTLAVQLAFDECQVVVWDVTAGRQVAAVQGDFTHIFGCDRPEGGEFNFDTHFTPDGRFLLTRDDSGLRRWDARTGKLLRTQPGKFESLHLSPDGRTLAALGAGRRVELWASDLGRRLKVTPRQPADCFRTMGAGVNWSADRTKLAFSCDREVRVWNVAAGGLRSYPRMDRREYPDTPMFSPDGQFVLANERQFGVAVWNVGSGRRVAHLKTPGPSVQVTDVEVTPNNLLFAALDDGRILRANLQQPAQVLEPLRPFPDKARLWPSLAVSREGNRLAVASGDGRLNVYALPGN